One Denticeps clupeoides chromosome 12, fDenClu1.1, whole genome shotgun sequence genomic window carries:
- the avil gene encoding advillin, translating into MEYTFRAVTNTPGIIIWRIEKMEMVLVPEKSHGNFFEGDCYVVLSTKTVGSSLSYNIHYWIGSESSQDEQGAAAVYTIQLDDFLGSSPVQHREVQGYESDTFRGYFKQALIYKKGGVASGMKHVETNSYEVQRLLHVKGRRRVVAREVEMSWQSFNLGDVFLLDTGKTIIQWNGPESNTQERMKGMILAKDIRDRERGGRAEIGVIEGDAEANSSLLMEALTTILGERTINLPCGSTDDAADQEQMSKLTLYQVSDADGSMKVTEVATRPLVQDLLSHDDCYILDQGGVKVFVWKGKRANKAEKQAAMARALEFIQMKGYPHNTNVEAVNDGAESALFKQLFQRWTVRDQTAGLGKKHTVGRVAKVTQEKFDSSRMYATPIVAAQERMVDDGTGEVQVWRIENLELVAVEPSLHGYFYGGDCYLILYTYKVHGKNNYILYIWQGRHASQDELAASAFQAVSLDDKYNGEPVQVRVSMGKEPRHFMTIFKGKMVVFEGGTSRKGGSDPEPPIRHFQVKGYDSSNTKAIEVPALASFLNSNDVFLLKSQAGVYLWCGKGSSGDERAMAKQVSTVISQGPVETVAEGQEPIEFWDLLGGKTPYASDKRLQQTTISHEPRLFECSNKTGKFIVNEITAFTQDDLMEDDVMLLDTWDQVFLWLGNNANEVERKESVVTCQEYLHNHPGGRDPETPILLVKQGFEPPTFTGWFMAWDPSKWSGGKTYEQLKMELGEVTSLTRVANEQKSAAENNKVYQEFQPNQLMNRAAENLPNGVDPAQREKYLSDRDFLAIFGMPREKFASLPQWKQLNIKKGKGLF; encoded by the exons ATGGAATACACCTTCAGAGCGGTGACTAATACCCCTGGGATTATAATCTGGAGAATagag aaaatggaaatggtgtTGGTCCCTGAAAAATCGCATGGGAATTTTTTTGAGGGCGACTGCTACGTGGTTCTCTCA ACCAAGACGGTGGGTTCGTCTCTGTCCTACAACATCCATTACTGGATTGGCTCCGAGTCCAGTCAGGATGAGCAGGGAGCGGCAGCAGTCTACACCATCCAGCTGGACGATTTCCTGGGTTCCAGCCCAGTGCAGCACCGCGAGGTGCAGGGTTACGAGTCTGACACTTTCCGGGGCTACTTCAAACAGGCACTCAT CTATAAGAAGGGTGGTGTGGCATCAGGTATGAAGCACGTTGAGACCAACAGCTATGAAGTCCAAAGACTCCTGCATGTGAAGGGGAGGAGAAGAGTGGTGGCCAGGGAG GTAGAGATGAGCTGGCAGAGCTTCAACCTTGGAGACGTCTTTCTGTTGGACACAGGCAAGACCATCATTCAGTGGAACGGACCAGAGAGCAACACACAGGAGCGAATGAAG GGCATGATCCTGGCAAAGGACATCCGTGACCGCGAGCGCGGCGGCCGGGCAGAGATTGGGGTGATAGAGGGGGATGCAGAGGCGAACTCTTCTCTTCTCATGGAGGCCTTGACCACAATCCTTGGGGAAAGGACGATCAATCTGCCCTGCGGAAGTACAGATGATGCAGCTGACCAAGAGCAGATGTCAAAACTCACTCTTTACCA AGTTTCTGATGCTGATGGCTCAATGAAGGTGACAGAAGTTGCCACCCGACCATTGGTGCAGGACCTGCTCAGCCACGAC GACTGTTACATCCTGGACCAGGGTGGGGTGAAGGTGTTTGTGTGGAAGGGGAAGAGAGCCAACAAGGCAGAGAAACAGGCCGCCATGGCCCGAGCTCTG GAGTTCATCCAGATGAAGGGGTACCCCCACAACACCAACGTGGAGGCAGTGAATGACGGAGCCGAGTCGGCCCTCTTCAAACAACTCTTCCAAAGGTGGACTGTCAGAGACCAGACCGCAGGcctggggaaaaaacacacagtgggAAGAGTGG CGAAAGTCACTCAGGAGAAGTTTGACAGTTCCAGGATGTACGCAACGCCTATCGTGGCCGCCCAAGAGCGTATGGTGGATGATGGAACTGGAGAAGTGCAG GTTTGGCGGATTGAGAATCTGGAGTTGGTTGCAGTGGAGCCCAGTTTGCATGGCTACTTCTATGGAGGGGACTGCTACCTTATCTTGTACACCTACAAGGTTCATGGCAAGAACAACTACATTCTCTACATCTGGCAG ggAAGACATGCGTCTCAGGACGAGCTGGCAGCCTCTGCATTTCAGGCAGTCAGTCTTGATGATAAGTACAATGGTGAGCCCGTGCAAGTGCGGGTGTCGATGGGCAAAGAGCCTCGACACTTCATGACCATATTCAAGGGGAAGATGGTCGTAtttgag GGTGGCACTTCAAGGAAGGGTGGCTCAGATCCTGAGCCTCCAATTCGACACTTTCAGGTCAAAGGATACGACTCGTCCAACACCAAGGCCATTGAAGTGCCTGCCCTGGCTTCATTCCTCAACTCAAATGATGTCTTTCTGCTCAAGAGCCAGGCTGGTGTTTACCTGTGGTGTGGAAAG GGCTCTAGTGGAGACGAGAGGGCCATGGCCAAGCAAGTGAGCACCGTCATCAGTCAGGGTCCTGTGGAGACTGTGGCGGAGGGGCAGGAGCCCATTGAATTCTGGGATTTGCTGGGGGGGAAAACTCCATATGCTAGTGACAAGAG GCTGCAGCAGACTACAATTAGTCATGAGCCACGACTTTTTGAGTGCTCCAATAAGACAGGCAAATTTATTGTAAATGAAATCACAGCATTTACTCAAGATGACCTGATGGAGGATGATGTCATGCTCTTGGATACATGGGATCAG GTGTTCCTGTGGCTAGGCAACAACGCCAATGAGGTGGAGCGTAAGGAGTCAGTGGTCACCTGTCAGGAGTACCTTCACAACCACCCCGGAGGCAGAGATCCTGAGACCCCCATACTGCTAGTCAAGCAAGGATTTGAACCTCCCACCTTCACTGGATGGTTCATGGCATGGGACCCTTCGAAATGGAGT GGAGGGAAAACCTATGAGCAGCTGAAGATGGAGCTTGGAGAAGTTACTTCACTAACTAGGGTTGCAAAT GAGCAGAAAAGTGCTGCTGAAAACAATAAAGTTTACCAGGAGTTCCAGCCCAATCAGTTAATGAACAGAGCAGCAGAGAACCTACCGAATGGAGTGGATCCAGCGCAAAGAGAG AAATACCTATCAGATAGAGATTTTCTTGCCATATTTGGGATGCCTAGAGAGAAGTTTGCCAGTCTACCACAGTGGAAACAGCTGAACATAAAGAAGGGCAAaggattgttttaa